Part of the Nitrospirota bacterium genome, TGTTGAGTCAGAGGAGGCATACATGAAAAAGCGAGTATCCACGTGCAATATCTTTCGGGATCTAGGATTCAAGGCGGAAGAAGCGGAAAACCTCAAACTCCGAGCCATGCTCATGGTTGAGCTTGAGAAACATATCCGAGAGAAACGCCTGACACAAAAACGGGCCGCCGAACGCCTCGGCGTTACTCAGCCTCGAATCAGCGACCTTATGCGCGGGAAGATCAATCTCTTCAGCTTGGACACCGTCATCACCATGCTGACCCAGGCCGGCCTGAAAGTTGATGTCAAGGTCAGCCGACCCGCTGCCTGAACTCTGTCCTATACTTGAGAC contains:
- a CDS encoding XRE family transcriptional regulator, with the protein product MKKRVSTCNIFRDLGFKAEEAENLKLRAMLMVELEKHIREKRLTQKRAAERLGVTQPRISDLMRGKINLFSLDTVITMLTQAGLKVDVKVSRPAA